The Actinosynnema mirum DSM 43827 genomic interval GGACATCGTGCTGTGCGTGAACAACCTGTCCCGGTTCCCGCAGCCCGTCGAGCTGGACCTGGGCGAGCACCGGGGGCTGCGCCCGGTGGAGCTGACCGGCGGGGTGCGCTTCCCGCAGATCGGCGAGCTGTCCTACCTGCTCACCCTGCCGGGGCACGGCTTCTACTGGTTCCAGCTCGTGGCGGCGGGCGACGACGGCGAAAGCAGCAGGTGAGAGCGTGACGCAACCGCAGGAGCTCGTGGACAAGGTGGTCGCGGAGCTGACCGGTTGGCTGCCCGCGCAGCGCTGGTTCGGCGGCAAGGACCGCCCCGTCGACGCGGTGCGCCCGCTGCGCAGCACCGTGCTCTCGCACGACCCGCTGCTGGTGCACCTGGTCGTGGAGGTCGAGCAGGCCGACCGGCTCGACCCGTACCAGCTGGTGGTGAGCGACCGGCTGGAGGGCTTCGAGGCCACCGGCGACGCCGAGCTGACCGGTCTGCTGCTGGACCGGATCGCGCGCGGCGACACCGTCGAGGGCCTGGAGTTCCGGACCGAGCCGGGCGTCGAGGTGCCGGAGGGCCTGCGCGGCAGGCCGATCACCTCGGAGCAGTCGAACACCTCGGTGGTGTTCGGCAGCCAGTGCATCCTGAAGTTCTTCCGCAAGCTCACCCTGGGCGAGAACCCGGACCTGGTGCTCCAGCGGGCGCTGCACGAGGTGGGCTGCGAGCACATCGCCCGGCCGCTGGGCTCGATCAGCGGCGAGCTCAAGGGCGAGCGCACCACGTTCGGGATGCTCCAGCAGTTCCTCCCGGACGCGGTGGACGGCTGGGCGATGGCGACCACGAGCGTGCGCGACCTGATGGCCGAGGGGGACCTGCACCCGAACGAGGTGGGCGGGGACTTCGCGGGCGAGGCGAGCAGGCT includes:
- a CDS encoding maltokinase N-terminal cap-like domain-containing protein translates to MTQPQELVDKVVAELTGWLPAQRWFGGKDRPVDAVRPLRSTVLSHDPLLVHLVVEVEQADRLDPYQLVVSDRLEGFEATGDAELTGLLLDRIARGDTVEGLEFRTEPGVEVPEGLRGRPITSEQSNTSVVFGSQCILKFFRKLTLGENPDLVLQRALHEVGCEHIARPLGSISGELKGERTTFGMLQQFLPDAVDGWAMATTSVRDLMAEGDLHPNEVGGDFAGEASRLGAAVARVHADLERALGAQVADADDIERSVRAMHARLDLVLGSVPELEQYAPALREAFDQARDTPGAIAIQHIHGDLHLGQVLRTVHGWLVIDFEGEPGAPLAERTALRSPLRDVAGMLRSFDYAAHQLLVGQPEDEQLARRALEWSRRNRAAFTEGYAESSAAAVGDPRERGPLLRAFELDKAVYEVAYEHANRPEWLTVPLSSIARITGEGA